In the Blastocatellia bacterium genome, one interval contains:
- a CDS encoding PAS domain-containing protein, which yields MFNTAPIGIYRTTPEGNVIDANPVVVQMLGCSSLEELVERNLEIEGIDANYSRNQFKKELEKNGQIIGLESEWTTRIGEKKFIRENAKMIKSSSGEVLYYDGTIEDITDRKNIENSLRNREKQYRVLFENNPCPSWVYDSESLSFLAVNKAAIEHYGYTKEEFDKLTVKDIRPVEEIARFISYVEEEKKSESNVWYWKHCKKDGTILM from the coding sequence TTGTTTAATACTGCACCAATAGGTATTTATAGAACTACTCCAGAGGGCAACGTTATTGATGCAAATCCAGTAGTAGTGCAAATGTTAGGGTGTAGCTCTTTAGAAGAATTAGTTGAGCGTAATTTAGAAATAGAAGGTATAGATGCAAATTATTCTAGAAACCAGTTTAAGAAAGAATTAGAAAAAAATGGACAAATTATAGGATTAGAATCAGAATGGACAACACGTATTGGAGAGAAAAAATTTATTCGAGAAAATGCAAAAATGATTAAATCATCAAGTGGGGAAGTTCTTTACTATGATGGTACTATTGAAGATATAACAGATCGTAAAAATATAGAAAATAGCCTGCGTAATCGTGAAAAACAATATAGAGTATTATTTGAAAATAATCCTTGTCCTTCTTGGGTTTATGATTCAGAAAGTTTATCTTTTTTAGCTGTAAATAAAGCAGCTATAGAGCATTATGGTTATACAAAAGAGGAATTTGATAAATTAACGGTTAAAGATATTAGACCTGTAGAAGAAATAGCTAGATTTATTAGTTATGTTGAAGAAGAAAAGAAGTCAGAAAGTAATGTTTGGTATTGGAAGCATTGCAAAAAAGATGGAACTATTTTGATGTAG
- a CDS encoding PAS domain-containing protein — MEKIKHLLKPKQPAFLSSNSFLDNHQDEIPNQKLKGALAETVYNGLNVISIGIATLYFIIAIFNIFILPQSVSLILTIAATAVGMACLLVNIAVRKAFISSNEANSVGALLAFLAASYSFTSFYLYSSSKETIGLSLIILTIGCFILSLRWFLTVVVLILSGWLILMLVTLQNDWLYYAPVIGSASILSFLVFQTRMHALEKFEVLSLKCYSREIELGHALEEKETSNLKLLDTLKKLKSSQEDLQILLNSINGIVWEVDVDTLEFIFISKKAEEILGYQTTEWLEEKDFREKYIYSNDEKKVKDFWKQATNVGQDQEIEYRMIAKNGNIVWLRNIMTVLKENGQVAKISGVMFDITDHKKVELALIRSERRYRDLFEKATDIIYSHDLEGNFTSINSQAETLLGYSREEMLEMNISQVLEASILGRIKERIVRRLKGENVPAHELELIAKSGNKVIFEVNSWLEWENKKPISVYGIARDITERKRIEEG; from the coding sequence ATGGAAAAAATTAAACATTTATTAAAACCAAAACAACCTGCTTTTTTATCTAGCAATTCCTTTTTAGATAATCACCAGGATGAAATACCTAATCAAAAATTAAAGGGAGCATTAGCAGAAACAGTTTATAACGGGTTAAATGTGATTTCTATAGGTATTGCTACGTTGTATTTTATTATTGCTATATTTAATATTTTTATCTTACCTCAAAGTGTTTCTTTAATCTTAACCATTGCTGCTACTGCTGTTGGGATGGCTTGTTTGCTAGTAAATATAGCTGTACGTAAAGCTTTTATTTCTTCTAATGAAGCTAATTCTGTGGGAGCCTTACTAGCTTTTTTGGCAGCGTCTTATAGTTTTACGTCTTTTTATTTATATTCTTCTAGTAAAGAAACTATAGGATTATCTTTGATTATTCTTACTATAGGATGTTTTATTTTATCATTAAGATGGTTTTTAACAGTTGTAGTTTTGATTTTAAGTGGTTGGTTAATTTTAATGTTAGTTACACTACAAAATGATTGGTTATATTATGCTCCTGTGATAGGTTCAGCTAGTATTCTTTCTTTTTTGGTTTTTCAGACTAGAATGCATGCATTAGAAAAGTTTGAGGTGTTAAGCCTAAAATGTTATTCAAGAGAAATAGAACTAGGGCATGCGTTAGAAGAAAAAGAAACAAGTAACTTAAAACTCTTAGACACTCTAAAAAAGCTTAAAAGCTCTCAAGAAGATTTGCAAATACTCTTAAATTCAATTAATGGAATAGTTTGGGAAGTAGATGTTGATACATTAGAATTTATTTTTATTAGTAAAAAGGCTGAAGAAATTTTAGGTTATCAAACTACTGAATGGTTAGAAGAAAAGGATTTTAGAGAAAAATATATTTACTCAAATGATGAGAAGAAGGTAAAAGATTTTTGGAAACAAGCAACAAATGTTGGGCAAGATCAAGAAATTGAATATCGAATGATTGCTAAAAATGGCAATATTGTTTGGCTTAGAAACATAATGACAGTGCTAAAAGAAAATGGTCAGGTAGCAAAAATTAGTGGTGTAATGTTTGATATTACTGATCATAAGAAAGTAGAGCTTGCTTTAATTCGTAGTGAAAGACGTTATAGAGATCTTTTTGAAAAGGCTACAGATATAATTTATAGCCATGATTTGGAAGGTAATTTTACTTCTATTAACTCTCAAGCAGAAACTTTACTTGGTTATAGCCGTGAAGAAATGTTAGAAATGAATATTAGTCAAGTGCTAGAAGCCAGCATATTAGGAAGAATAAAAGAAAGAATAGTACGTAGATTAAAAGGAGAAAATGTTCCAGCGCATGAATTGGAATTAATAGCAAAGAGTGGTAATAAAGTAATTTTTGAAGTTAATTCTTGGTTAGAATGGGAAAATAAAAAGCCTATATCTGTATATGGCATAGCTCGTGATATAACAGAAAGAAAACGTATTGAAGAAGGATGA
- a CDS encoding aldehyde dehydrogenase family protein translates to MSSAAVKMEQAVSNFIAKPVKMLIGKDWVEAINGATFPVYNPATGQIMAHVAEGRKEDIDLAVKAARKAFEEGPWSRITPSERGKLIWRLADLLEKHIEEFAQLESLDNGKPLTIARGADVPLAIDLFRYMAGWATKVEGTTIPISVPYTPGTKYLAYTTREPVGVVGQIIPWNFPLLMAAWKLGPALATGCTVVLKPAEQTPLTALRLAELVQEAGFPEGVVNVVAGYGETAGAALAAHPDVDKVAFTGSTEVGKLILQAAAGNLKKVTLELGGKSPNIVFKDADLDLAIAGAANAIFFNHGQCCCAGSRLYIEESVFDKVVSGVADIANNIKVGPGFDPDTQMGPLVSDEQLSRVCSYMQSGLSSGATALAGGQKLGEQGYFVKPTVLTNVDQNMKVVQEEIFGPVVTAMPFKQSDDIAPAANDTVYGLAAGIWTSDISKAHSLASKLRAGTVWINCYNIFDAAMPFGGYKQSGWGREMGKEALELCTETKSVCVKM, encoded by the coding sequence ATGAGTAGTGCTGCTGTCAAAATGGAGCAAGCGGTTAGCAATTTTATTGCTAAACCAGTAAAAATGCTAATAGGTAAAGATTGGGTAGAAGCAATTAATGGGGCAACTTTCCCTGTTTATAATCCTGCAACAGGTCAAATAATGGCACATGTAGCAGAGGGACGCAAAGAAGATATAGATTTAGCTGTTAAGGCTGCTCGCAAGGCTTTTGAAGAAGGCCCTTGGTCTAGGATAACTCCTTCCGAACGTGGAAAATTGATTTGGCGATTGGCGGATCTTTTGGAAAAACACATTGAAGAATTTGCTCAGCTAGAATCATTAGATAATGGTAAACCGCTTACTATTGCACGAGGTGCAGATGTACCATTAGCCATAGACCTATTTCGTTATATGGCAGGTTGGGCAACTAAAGTTGAAGGTACTACAATACCTATTTCTGTTCCTTATACACCTGGCACTAAGTATTTAGCCTATACTACACGTGAACCTGTGGGCGTAGTTGGTCAAATTATTCCTTGGAACTTCCCATTGTTAATGGCTGCTTGGAAGTTAGGCCCAGCACTTGCAACAGGCTGTACTGTAGTATTAAAACCAGCAGAACAAACCCCACTAACAGCATTAAGGCTAGCAGAACTAGTTCAAGAAGCAGGTTTTCCAGAAGGTGTAGTAAATGTTGTTGCTGGATATGGTGAAACTGCTGGAGCAGCACTTGCAGCACATCCAGATGTTGACAAGGTTGCTTTTACTGGTTCAACAGAAGTTGGAAAATTAATTTTACAAGCTGCGGCAGGTAACTTAAAGAAAGTTACCTTAGAATTAGGTGGAAAATCTCCTAATATTGTTTTTAAGGATGCAGACCTGGATTTAGCAATAGCTGGTGCTGCTAATGCAATTTTCTTTAATCATGGACAATGTTGTTGTGCAGGCTCACGGCTTTATATTGAAGAAAGTGTATTTGATAAAGTTGTAAGTGGTGTAGCAGATATAGCAAATAACATTAAGGTTGGCCCAGGTTTTGACCCTGATACACAAATGGGTCCGCTGGTTTCTGATGAGCAATTAAGCCGTGTTTGTTCTTATATGCAATCAGGCTTAAGTTCTGGAGCAACAGCCCTTGCAGGTGGACAAAAATTAGGTGAACAAGGTTACTTTGTTAAACCAACTGTTTTAACAAATGTAGACCAAAATATGAAAGTGGTACAAGAAGAAATCTTTGGCCCAGTAGTTACTGCAATGCCATTTAAGCAATCAGATGATATTGCTCCTGCTGCTAATGATACGGTTTATGGCCTGGCGGCAGGAATTTGGACTAGTGATATTAGCAAAGCTCATAGTCTGGCTTCTAAACTTCGTGCTGGTACTGTTTGGATTAATTGCTATAACATTTTTGATGCTGCAATGCCATTTGGAGGCTATAAACAATCGGGTTGGGGCCGTGAAATGGGTAAAGAAGCTCTAGAACTTTGTACAGAAACAAAATCTGTTTGTGTCAAAATGTAG
- a CDS encoding RluA family pseudouridine synthase, with translation MVEILFQDENFIAVNKPIDVNSIAGRNEKNEVVLLKMVEEIAGQKLYVVHRLDKQVSGVMVFAKTATSHKYLNDLFFKGEVTKQYLALVYGVLKSDEEIIDKPIREYGSGRMAVDFRQGKKSLTICQVKKRYKQYTLVNIYPKTGRRHQIRVHLYSLGHPIVGDLQYGDKTEATKYPRLMLHSEKITFLDPNNQEITISAPTPELFNRIIDKIK, from the coding sequence ATGGTAGAAATCCTATTTCAAGATGAAAATTTTATTGCTGTTAATAAGCCTATAGATGTCAATTCTATTGCTGGGCGAAATGAAAAAAATGAAGTTGTGTTACTAAAAATGGTTGAAGAAATAGCAGGGCAAAAACTTTATGTTGTCCATAGACTTGATAAACAAGTCAGCGGTGTAATGGTTTTTGCTAAAACTGCCACTAGTCATAAATACTTAAATGATTTATTTTTTAAAGGTGAAGTTACAAAGCAATATCTGGCTTTGGTTTATGGAGTTCTAAAGTCTGATGAAGAAATTATAGATAAACCCATTAGGGAATATGGTTCGGGACGAATGGCAGTAGATTTTCGTCAAGGAAAGAAAAGTTTAACTATTTGTCAGGTAAAAAAACGTTATAAACAATATACTTTAGTAAATATTTATCCAAAAACAGGCCGTCGTCATCAAATTCGGGTACATCTTTATAGTTTAGGACACCCAATTGTAGGGGATTTACAATATGGAGATAAAACAGAAGCTACAAAATATCCTCGTTTAATGCTTCATTCAGAAAAAATAACATTTCTTGACCCTAACAATCAGGAAATAACAATCTCTGCTCCAACACCAGAGTTATTTAATAGAATTATTGATAAAATTAAGTAG
- a CDS encoding ATP-binding protein, protein MTDFLVGTVKGPGEKPQEYLFITIDNDQTRIGEFVYYQVEGQSIIGNITNRELVRNLPDDFLADPNTPPQQVAELIGLETSAELYQVTVSTIGYYDENIGDFVNPRIPPRPGQPVYVASNETLTKILSPYKVGDLGAAHLGSLLTRPAGEVPVVLSVKDVVATHLAVLASTGAGKSYTASVLIEELLKPNNRAAILIVDPHGEYSTLREIEALPEFQQLGYKPQVKIFLPDKVRVRFNTLKLADVRYLLPELTDKQNYYLNRGFYEVERKFGKNQIYGYQDLYDAILAMKFDDDEGNSRGGSSNAGTIEAILWKLDFRFGQSKIFSNIEHNTLKDLFSPGQCTVLQLNEIDQQEQQVIVGTLLRRINDARVAWVNQKNVSPNVDDQLNFPVFVLLEEAHRFAPANTTVVSTNVLKQILSEGRKFGVGIGLITQRPGKLDQDVLSQCQTQFIMRIVNPIDQNTIASTVENVGRKMLEELPALTKGQVIVTGVGVNTPVMCRVRKRLTTHGGQTFDAPSEWLNWHSGSKQQEVQQERSSLLKSSGKPREQIGGIDI, encoded by the coding sequence ATGACAGACTTTTTAGTTGGTACAGTAAAAGGCCCAGGGGAAAAACCACAGGAATATCTTTTTATAACTATAGATAATGACCAAACACGAATAGGGGAATTTGTTTATTACCAAGTAGAAGGACAATCTATCATTGGTAATATTACAAATCGTGAACTAGTTCGTAACCTTCCAGATGATTTTTTAGCTGACCCAAACACCCCACCACAACAAGTAGCTGAATTAATTGGGCTAGAAACAAGTGCAGAACTCTATCAAGTAACGGTTTCAACAATTGGCTACTATGATGAAAACATAGGAGATTTTGTTAATCCTCGTATTCCACCACGTCCCGGACAGCCTGTTTATGTTGCTTCCAATGAAACGCTGACAAAAATACTTAGTCCTTATAAAGTAGGGGATTTAGGGGCTGCTCATTTAGGTAGTTTATTGACTCGTCCAGCAGGTGAAGTGCCTGTAGTGCTTTCAGTAAAAGATGTTGTAGCTACACATTTAGCAGTTTTAGCTAGCACTGGAGCAGGTAAAAGCTATACAGCAAGTGTTTTAATTGAAGAATTATTAAAACCTAACAACCGAGCAGCAATTTTAATTGTTGACCCGCATGGCGAATATAGCACTTTAAGAGAGATTGAAGCTTTACCAGAATTTCAACAATTAGGCTATAAACCTCAAGTAAAAATTTTTCTACCTGATAAAGTAAGAGTACGCTTTAATACGCTTAAACTAGCAGATGTACGCTATTTATTGCCAGAATTAACAGATAAGCAAAACTACTATCTAAACCGAGGGTTTTATGAGGTAGAAAGAAAATTTGGCAAAAATCAAATTTATGGCTATCAGGATCTTTATGATGCAATTTTAGCTATGAAATTTGATGATGATGAAGGAAATTCGCGCGGGGGTAGTTCAAATGCTGGAACTATTGAAGCCATTTTATGGAAGCTAGATTTTCGTTTTGGACAGAGCAAAATCTTTTCAAATATTGAGCATAATACCTTAAAAGACCTTTTTTCTCCTGGTCAATGCACAGTATTACAACTTAATGAAATAGATCAGCAAGAACAACAAGTAATTGTAGGCACACTGCTACGTAGAATAAATGATGCTCGTGTAGCTTGGGTAAATCAGAAAAATGTTAGCCCAAATGTTGATGACCAATTAAATTTTCCTGTTTTTGTATTACTTGAAGAGGCTCATAGATTTGCCCCTGCTAATACTACTGTAGTATCTACTAATGTTCTAAAACAAATTCTTTCTGAAGGTCGCAAATTTGGTGTTGGAATAGGTTTAATTACTCAACGACCTGGAAAGCTTGACCAAGATGTCTTAAGTCAATGTCAAACACAATTTATTATGCGAATTGTTAACCCAATTGACCAAAATACTATTGCTTCAACAGTGGAAAATGTTGGACGAAAAATGCTAGAAGAATTGCCAGCATTGACTAAAGGACAAGTAATTGTAACTGGTGTAGGGGTAAATACTCCGGTAATGTGTCGAGTTAGAAAACGCTTAACCACTCATGGAGGTCAAACCTTTGATGCTCCTAGCGAATGGTTAAACTGGCATAGTGGTAGTAAACAACAAGAAGTTCAACAAGAACGCTCATCGCTTCTTAAGTCTAGCGGAAAGCCTAGGGAGCAAATAGGCGGAATAGATATATAG
- a CDS encoding ABC transporter permease has product MNKIFLVIKREFLERVVSKWFIIGTLLGPILMAVLILAPLLVAKLDTSDRKVTVVSLDNDTELLTSIEKRLSNKKDPIGKSKYVVKTLGVANEKELPEIQEKLTKEIKDGDINGYLLLKKTDKDYSADFFAENVSDFGTIRQLEDATSGSIIERRLSQAGMDPNQINELSKPIDIKTKKLVESGTKDDSGQTMVLGLIMMVILYTTMLIYGMTVLRGIVEEKQSRIVEVIISSISPLELMFGKIIGIGLVGLLQFTVWSIFATVLPMALATMSIATGASLPDVPKTLLIYFVLYFVLGYFLYATLFALAGSIVSNDQDAQSVQMPITMLLIIATVFSSLIIRDPNGTASIVLSLVPFFGPVLMFLRIAVQTPPVWQIILSLGLMLITIVGCSWLAAKIYRVGILMYGKRPTVPELLKWLRYT; this is encoded by the coding sequence ATGAATAAAATCTTTTTGGTCATCAAGAGAGAGTTTTTAGAACGAGTTGTTTCTAAATGGTTTATCATTGGCACATTGCTTGGGCCAATACTTATGGCTGTGCTTATACTTGCACCATTACTTGTTGCAAAACTAGATACTAGTGACCGAAAAGTTACAGTTGTTAGCTTAGATAATGATACTGAACTTTTAACTTCAATTGAAAAACGCTTAAGTAATAAAAAAGACCCTATAGGCAAAAGCAAATATGTAGTAAAAACCCTAGGAGTTGCTAATGAAAAAGAACTTCCTGAAATACAAGAAAAGCTTACTAAAGAAATAAAAGATGGTGATATAAATGGTTATTTACTACTAAAAAAAACAGATAAAGACTACTCAGCAGATTTTTTTGCTGAAAACGTTTCTGATTTTGGGACTATCCGACAATTAGAAGATGCTACAAGCGGATCCATTATAGAAAGACGATTAAGTCAAGCAGGAATGGATCCTAATCAAATAAATGAGCTAAGTAAACCTATTGATATTAAAACCAAAAAGCTGGTTGAAAGTGGAACAAAAGATGATAGCGGCCAGACAATGGTATTAGGTTTAATTATGATGGTAATTTTATATACCACTATGCTTATTTATGGAATGACAGTATTGCGAGGAATTGTTGAGGAAAAGCAAAGTCGTATAGTTGAAGTGATTATTTCTTCTATTTCTCCACTAGAATTAATGTTTGGAAAAATTATAGGTATAGGTTTGGTAGGACTATTGCAGTTTACTGTATGGAGTATTTTTGCTACTGTACTTCCAATGGCTTTAGCTACTATGTCAATAGCAACAGGTGCAAGCCTTCCTGATGTACCAAAAACTTTACTGATCTATTTTGTCTTATATTTTGTCTTAGGCTATTTTCTTTATGCAACACTATTTGCTTTGGCGGGGTCAATAGTTTCTAATGACCAGGACGCTCAAAGCGTGCAAATGCCTATTACGATGTTGTTAATAATTGCCACAGTTTTTTCTTCATTAATAATTAGAGATCCTAACGGTACAGCATCAATAGTATTATCACTAGTTCCATTTTTTGGCCCAGTATTAATGTTTTTAAGAATTGCAGTGCAGACTCCCCCAGTTTGGCAAATTATTCTATCTTTAGGGCTTATGTTAATAACTATAGTTGGATGTTCTTGGCTAGCAGCAAAAATTTATCGTGTAGGAATTTTAATGTATGGCAAACGTCCAACCGTGCCAGAATTACTTAAATGGTTGCGTTATACCTAA
- a CDS encoding ATP-binding cassette domain-containing protein — MSEAIEINAVTKSYGDFTAVNNLSLEVSKGSVFGLLGPNGAGKTTTIRMIVSITFPDNGEVKVFGQKMNPKMQERIGYLPEERGLYKKMKVREQLLFLAGLKNVPSNELDKRITDWAERLQIAAWLDKKTEELSKGMQQKIQFIATVLHKPELIILDEPFSGLDPVNASLLIEVIHELKNSGTTVILSTHVMEQVEKLCDDICLINKSQKVLAGNLKSIKRGFASNKIALSYEGENQVLTGNELIKKIAQYASHVEIELVEGAEPQKLLQQMVNSGVYINRFELMEPSLNEIFIRKVGKNE, encoded by the coding sequence TTGTCAGAAGCAATAGAAATAAATGCTGTAACTAAATCATACGGTGATTTTACGGCGGTTAATAATCTATCCTTAGAAGTGTCCAAAGGGTCTGTTTTTGGCCTTTTAGGGCCAAATGGAGCAGGCAAAACCACTACAATTAGAATGATTGTAAGTATTACTTTTCCAGATAATGGAGAAGTAAAAGTTTTTGGACAAAAAATGAATCCAAAAATGCAGGAGCGCATAGGTTATTTGCCAGAAGAACGCGGACTATATAAAAAAATGAAAGTACGCGAGCAACTGCTATTTTTAGCAGGATTAAAAAATGTTCCAAGTAACGAATTAGATAAAAGAATTACTGATTGGGCAGAACGCTTGCAAATTGCTGCATGGCTAGATAAAAAAACTGAAGAACTTTCTAAAGGAATGCAGCAAAAAATCCAATTTATTGCTACCGTTTTACATAAACCTGAACTAATTATTTTAGATGAACCTTTTTCTGGGTTAGATCCTGTTAATGCTAGTTTATTAATTGAAGTTATACATGAATTAAAAAATAGTGGAACTACTGTTATACTTTCTACTCACGTAATGGAACAAGTAGAAAAATTATGTGATGATATTTGTTTAATTAATAAATCTCAAAAAGTTTTAGCTGGAAACTTAAAAAGCATTAAACGTGGTTTTGCTAGTAATAAAATTGCTCTTAGCTATGAAGGTGAAAATCAGGTCTTAACAGGTAATGAGCTAATAAAAAAGATTGCTCAATATGCTAGTCATGTTGAGATTGAGCTAGTTGAAGGGGCAGAACCACAAAAACTACTTCAACAAATGGTTAATAGTGGTGTTTATATTAATCGTTTTGAACTTATGGAACCTTCTCTTAATGAAATTTTTATTAGAAAAGTAGGGAAAAATGAATAA
- a CDS encoding helix-turn-helix transcriptional regulator codes for MTTTKKKPKTKGYTISVVAETYDIHAQTLRLYEREGLLTPSRSDGNTRFYTEEDLERLELILKLTRDLGVNLAGVGIILNMREKMDEMQKEFNRFLEYLQMNVSQDVWQEDEQIKNALVRVNPLSQIAVRPSNIINQKKKD; via the coding sequence ATGACAACAACAAAAAAGAAACCAAAAACTAAAGGTTATACCATAAGCGTTGTAGCAGAAACCTATGATATTCATGCACAAACATTAAGACTTTATGAGCGTGAAGGGCTTTTAACTCCTTCGCGTTCAGATGGAAATACTCGCTTTTATACAGAAGAAGATTTAGAGAGATTAGAACTAATCTTAAAATTAACTAGAGACCTAGGAGTAAACTTAGCAGGTGTGGGTATTATCTTAAATATGCGGGAAAAAATGGATGAAATGCAGAAAGAATTTAATCGGTTTTTAGAATACTTACAAATGAATGTTTCTCAAGATGTTTGGCAAGAAGACGAACAAATAAAAAATGCTTTAGTAAGAGTAAACCCTTTATCACAAATAGCCGTTAGACCTTCAAACATAATAAATCAAAAGAAAAAAGATTAA
- a CDS encoding HAMP domain-containing histidine kinase, with the protein MKSNFMVVTSHEMRTPLTILQGNHEALLAKFLGQLTPRQEKSLLACQRATNRMVESVENISEALKISEKQVRLKYSQVNLCQITLIVANKLSQFIQQRNQELKLNLPDKLIISADPDKLQLLLSNIIQNAIKFTPDQGVISVTINQEDSNAHIIITDNGIGIEKKDLERIFDQFYTHSDTLNHTSGKYQFSARGSGLGLAISKGYVESHSGRIWAESDGINYGSSFHIIFPIHQKPNQNTNSNLVQSF; encoded by the coding sequence ATGAAATCCAACTTTATGGTGGTTACTTCTCATGAAATGCGTACTCCTTTAACTATTTTGCAAGGTAATCACGAAGCACTATTAGCAAAATTTCTAGGTCAACTAACCCCAAGACAAGAAAAATCCCTCCTTGCCTGCCAACGTGCCACCAATCGAATGGTCGAAAGCGTAGAAAATATTAGTGAAGCCTTAAAAATTAGTGAAAAACAAGTTCGTCTTAAATATTCTCAAGTAAATTTATGCCAAATTACACTAATTGTAGCTAATAAACTTTCCCAGTTTATCCAACAACGTAATCAAGAACTTAAACTAAACCTGCCAGACAAGTTAATAATCTCTGCTGATCCAGATAAATTACAATTACTCTTAAGTAATATTATTCAAAATGCCATTAAATTTACTCCTGATCAAGGTGTTATTTCCGTTACTATTAACCAAGAAGACAGCAATGCTCATATAATTATTACTGACAATGGTATTGGTATAGAAAAAAAGGATTTAGAGCGAATTTTTGACCAGTTTTACACTCATTCTGACACCCTAAATCATACTTCTGGAAAATATCAGTTTTCTGCTCGTGGTAGTGGACTAGGTTTAGCAATCTCCAAAGGTTATGTTGAATCTCATAGCGGTCGTATTTGGGCAGAATCTGACGGAATAAATTATGGTAGTAGTTTTCATATTATTTTTCCTATCCACCAAAAACCCAACCAAAACACTAATTCAAACCTAGTTCAAAGCTTTTAG
- a CDS encoding Stp1/IreP family PP2C-type Ser/Thr phosphatase has translation MTINIEFYGDTNVGKVRQNNEDNFLIVNLADNNFYNINNPLKELVRLDTNQKLLFAVADGLGGALAGEIASQLTVDIVKERLIQLQNLSIFNEFPFYEKLRLVVEIVNQVIIEQSLNNVQCTGMGSTFTGVTICKDEAYIAQVGDSRAYLIRDNKIMQLTKDHSLVGQLLEAGYITEEEAENHHLRNVILQALGGQATVNVVITRVNLRENDILLVCSDGLTTSVKNQQIFDIVKNNLDLKIATENLIKMANERGGQDNITVVLAKINHLSNPKETKELEIEILSRDINLPKSINYLELEIEESKSLTKPIIQQNMEMVIKDSPTIETKIIEEVAENEKQESTKPLVKQELQLANWRNFGIVLWEELLRILRFAI, from the coding sequence ATGACTATAAATATTGAATTTTATGGTGATACTAACGTTGGAAAAGTAAGACAAAATAATGAAGATAACTTCCTAATAGTAAATTTAGCAGACAATAATTTTTATAATATTAATAATCCTCTAAAAGAATTGGTAAGATTAGATACAAATCAAAAACTTTTGTTTGCTGTTGCTGATGGTTTAGGAGGTGCTTTAGCAGGAGAAATTGCTAGTCAATTAACTGTAGATATTGTGAAAGAACGACTTATTCAATTACAAAATCTTTCTATATTTAATGAATTTCCTTTCTATGAAAAGCTACGATTAGTTGTAGAAATAGTAAATCAAGTAATTATTGAGCAGAGCCTTAATAATGTTCAGTGTACTGGAATGGGATCAACCTTTACAGGTGTAACTATTTGTAAAGATGAGGCTTATATTGCTCAAGTAGGGGATTCAAGAGCTTATTTAATTAGAGATAATAAAATTATGCAACTTACTAAAGATCATTCCTTAGTAGGGCAACTTTTAGAAGCAGGTTATATTACCGAAGAAGAGGCAGAAAATCATCATTTAAGAAATGTTATTTTACAAGCTTTAGGAGGACAAGCAACGGTAAATGTTGTTATAACACGAGTTAACTTAAGAGAGAATGATATATTACTAGTTTGTTCTGATGGACTAACAACAAGTGTAAAAAATCAGCAAATTTTTGACATAGTTAAAAATAATTTGGACTTAAAAATAGCTACTGAAAACTTGATTAAAATGGCTAATGAAAGGGGAGGACAAGATAACATTACAGTAGTGCTAGCTAAAATTAACCATTTATCAAACCCTAAAGAAACAAAAGAGTTAGAAATTGAAATATTGTCTAGGGATATAAATTTACCTAAGAGTATAAATTATTTAGAGTTAGAAATTGAAGAAAGTAAATCACTTACTAAGCCTATTATTCAACAAAATATGGAAATGGTCATTAAAGACAGCCCGACGATAGAAACCAAAATAATTGAAGAAGTAGCAGAAAATGAAAAACAAGAATCAACAAAACCACTAGTAAAACAAGAATTGCAACTGGCTAATTGGCGGAACTTTGGAATAGTGTTGTGGGAAGAATTATTAAGAATTCTTCGGTTTGCTATCTAG